One genomic window of Medicago truncatula cultivar Jemalong A17 chromosome 1, MtrunA17r5.0-ANR, whole genome shotgun sequence includes the following:
- the LOC11429735 gene encoding syntaxin-71 — MSVIDLLTRVDSICKKYDKYDLDKQNNANVSGDDAFVRLYASVDSDIEALLQKAEKASNERGKASAVAINAEIRRTKARLLEEVPKLQRLALKKVKGLESQEFAARNDLVLALPERIQAIPDGTPVAPKQTGGWASSASRPEIKFDSDGRFDDEYFQSTEQSNQFKQEYEMRRIKQDQGLDMIAEGLDTLKDMAHDMNEELDRQVPLMDEIDAKVDKASSDLKNTNVRLKDTVNQLRSSRNFCIDIVLLIIILGIAAYLYNVLKK, encoded by the exons ATGAGCGTAATCGATCTTCTTACACGAGTCGATTCAATCTGCAAAAAATACGATAAATACGACCTCGACAAGCAGAACAATGCCAATGTCTCCGGCGACGATGCTTTTGTCCGTCTCTACGCCTCCGTCGACTCCGACATCGAAGCCCTTCTTCAA AAAGCAGAAAAAGCTTCTAATGAAAGAGGGAAGGCATCTGCTGTAGCGATCAATGCGGAGATTCGTCGTACTAAGGCCAGGTTGTTGGAGGAAGTTCCTAAGTTGCAGAGGTTGGCTCTCAAaaag GTAAAAGGCCTTGAGTCGCAAGAATTTGCTGCCCGTAATGATTTGGTTCTTGCACTGCCAGAAAGAATCCAAGCTATCCCAGATGGGACTCCTGTTGCGCCAAAACAAACTGGTGGCTGGGCATCTTCTGCCTCACGCCCTGAAATTAAATTTGATTCGG ATGGCCGATTTGACGACGAGTACTTCCAATCTACTGAGCAATCAAATCAATTCAAGCAGGAATATGAAATGCGTAGAATCAAACAG GATCAAGGTTTGGATATGATTGCAGAAGGATTGGATACTTTGAAAGACATGGCGCATGACATGAATGAG GAACTGGATAGACAAGTTCCCCTAATGGATGAGATTGACGCTAAG GTGGACAAAGCATCCTCTGATCTTAAGAATACTAATGTTAGACTTAAGGACACAGTTAATCAG CTTCGATCCAGTCGAAACTTCTGTATTGATATTGTTTTGCTGATTATAATTCTGGGAATTGCTGCCTACTTATACAA TGTGCTAAAGAAATGA
- the LOC112418601 gene encoding uncharacterized protein produces MSNLSKIHFEALKISGHNYLTWAVDAEMYLAAEGNADAIKEGNKASEQQKAKALIFLRHHINEALKNEYLTVKDPLVLWNKLKDRYEHLKAIILPKARYDWMHLRLQDYKSVTAYNSEVYKITSQLELCGEKVTDADLLEKTFSTFHASNMLLQQQYREKGFQKYSDLISCLLVAEQNNELLMKNHEARPAGVAPFPEANASQHNHFGEARGRGRGRGRGRGRGHGRGRGHAHNPNGKFKTPFFHQKWKNNEKIEKEKGGQNSKTNENICYRCGGKGHWSRTCRTPKHLVDLYQQSLKNKGKKVETHYAYNDGDDADYDIYGDLDTTPLDIGDFFEDPNGKIDHLIGDGTVKK; encoded by the coding sequence ATGTCAAATCTGTCAAAAATCCATTTTGAGGCCCTAAAAATTTCTGGACACAACTATTTGACTTGGGCCGTAGATGCTGAAATGTACTTAGCTGCTGAAGGAAATGCAGATGCCATAAAAGAAGGAAATAAGGCATCCgaacaacaaaaagcaaaagcattGATATTCCTTCGTCACCATATTAATGAAGCACTTAAGAATGAATACCTCACTGTGAAAGATCCACTTGTGCTCTGGAATAAACTAAAAGATAGATACGAGCACTTGAAAGCCATTATCCTCCCAAAAGCTAGGTATGATTGGATGCATTTGCGCTTACAGGACTATAAATCTGTAACTGCCTATAATTCTGAAGTATACAAAATTACTTCTCAATTAGAATTGTGTGGTGAAAAGGTAACAGATGCGGATCTGttagaaaaaacattttcaacCTTTCATGCATCCAACATGCTCCTGCAGCAGCAATACCGTGAAAAGGGGTTTCAAAAATACTCTGATTTAATTTCTTGTCTTTTGGTTGCTGAACAAAACAATGAGCTTCTAATGAAAAATCATGAAGCTCGCCCTGCTGGTGTAGCTCCATTCCCTGAAGCGAATGCATCACAACACAACCATTTTGGAGAAGCTCGTGGTCGCGGTCGTGGTCGCGGTCGTGGTCGTGGTCGCGGTCATGGTCGTGGTCGTGGTCATGCCCACAATCCTAATGGAAAATTCAAAACCCCATTTTTCCACCAGAAgtggaaaaataatgaaaagattgaaaaggaaaaaggtgGACAAAATagcaaaacaaatgaaaatatatgcTATCGATGTGGTGGCAAAGGTCATTGGTCTCGTACATGTCGTACTCCAAAGCATTTGGTTGACCTTTATCAGCAATCActgaaaaacaaaggaaaaaaggtTGAAACTCATTATGCTTataatgatggtgatgatgctGATTATGATATTTATGGTGACCTGGATACTACTCCTTTGGATATTGGTGATTTCTTTGAAGATCCAAATGGAAAAATTGATCACCTTATTGGAGATGGAACCGTgaagaagtag
- the LOC11431193 gene encoding probable E3 ubiquitin-protein ligase HIP1 has product MGHRHFYSASPMFESDPDQNWNHMQTQQHYMHLGRSGTSDSGSFCYPLENMSTDSISFPSHWNSAARSNGYASSSLNTEALRHQSYASGTSHNHFLHSSSAGTSFEVSGNYVPQPSNSNYQRQSFPDVDGGFTHRTLTSGWGSHKRKGPGVPSIYESGSTSRHVNAGSASDLPSSSESRPEKPYMDSQYMPWDHVSMTPSFGGSGLPIRGEGSSRNVRRRFGFDLESNPQRTQLWSNYPHNSYPTGMPINHSGPVDLSSQTSSNWKRDWCQTSINPAHGRVLPSDSSGFFSHETSHFLVGRHSSNAPVDVDHNDFGTRRNPPAPQIFQNNPTQTTWGVHGNYSQRPITTFSASSSFCLGHAAPSEDGLHILAESGSAVDPWPLSSVGWQSSDRNGTRMYSDRYCSLSDEAGRSDQFFREYGSPNIHDQHRDMRMDIDNMSYEELLALGERIGNVGTGLSEGLISKYLTKTLYCSAEQSQEGTCAICLVEYKNMDDVGTMKTCGHNYHVSCIRKWLSMKNMCPICKASALTDE; this is encoded by the exons ATGGGGCATAGACATTTTTATAGTGCATCTCCAATGTTTGAGAGTGATCCTGACCAGAACTGGAATCATATGCAAACTCAACAACATTATATGCACCTTG GTAGGAGTGGCACTTCAGATAGTGGTTCTTTTTGTTACCCTTTGGAAAATATGTCCACAGATAGCATTTCTTTTCCATCTCATTGGAACTCTGCAGCAAGGTCAAATGGATATGCATCATCAAGTTTAAACACTGAAGCACTCCGTCATCAATCATATGCATCAGGAACTTCTCACAATCATTTTCTGCATTCATCAAGTGCTGGAACTTCCTTCGAAGTGTCTGGAAATTATGTACCCCAACCTTCTAATTCTAATTATCAGAGACAATCATTTCCTGATGTAGATGGTGGTTTTACTCATCGTACACTAACAAGTGGATGGGGGTCTCACAAGAGGAAGGGCCCTGGAGTTCCTTCAATCTATGAGAGTGGCAGTACAAGCAGACATGTCAATGCAGGAAGTGCATCTGATCTTCCTTCATCTTCAGAATCACGTCCAGAGAAGCCATACATGGATTCTCAATATATGCCTTGGGATCATGTTTCTATGACCCCTTCATTTGGAGGTAGTGGCCTTCCAATAAGGGGTGAGGGTTCTTCAAGGAATGTGAGGCGTCGTTTTGGATTTGATTTGGAATCAAACCCGCAAAGAACCCAATTGTGGAGTAATTATCCTCACAACTCATACCCTACTGGCATGCCAATTAACCATTCTGGACCAGTTGATCTTTCAAGTCAAACTTCTAGCAATTGGAAAAGGGATTGGTGCCAAACGAGTATAAATCCTGCTCATGGAAGGGTATTACCATCAG ATTCAAGTGGTTTTTTTAGCCACGAGACAAGTCATTTTCTTGTTGGAAGGCATTCTAGTAATGCTCCTGTAGATGTGGACCATAATGATTTTGGTACAAGAAGAAACCCCCCTGCTCCTCAAATTTTTCAGAATAATCCGACTCAAACTACGTGGGGAGTTCATGGTAACTATTCTCAAAGACCCATCACAACTTTTAGCGCTTCTTCAAGCTTTTGCCTGGGACATGCGGCACCTTCAGAAGATGGATTGCATATACTGGCTGAAAGTGGCTCTGCTGTAGATCCATGGCCGTTAAGCTCTGTTGGTTGGCAGAGTAGTGATAGGAATGGGACAAGGATGTATAGTGATAGATATTGCTCACTGTCTGACGAGGCTGGTCGCAGTGATCAATTTTTTCGTGAG TACGGTTCTCCTAATATACATGATCAGCATAGGGACATGAGGATGGACATAGACAACATGAGCTATGAg GAACTACTTGCACTTGGAGAAAGGATCGGCAATGTCGGCACAGGATTATCTGAGGGTTTGATTTCTAAGTATTTGACAAAAACATTGTATTGTTCAGCTGAGCAAAGTCAAGAAGGAACTTGTGCAATTTGTCTG GTAGAATACAAGAACATGGACGATGTTGGGACAATGAAAACTTGTGGACACAACTACCATGTGAGCTGCATTAGAAAGTGGTTATCTATGAAGAACATGTGTCCCATATGCAAAGCTTCTGCTTTGACTGATGAGTGA
- the LOC11425603 gene encoding E3 ubiquitin-protein ligase RLIM isoform X2, translated as MQIKLYPFSQSSSPPSSSQLVFEQQNNSSNNLFAHKPFGSPTPFGSKTDISRDTSTGVFGTAQTPSLFSFNTTVGTSSSPAFGGSSLPAFGASSTPAFGSSTPAFRASSTPVLGNLSSSLGGSSLFGQEPAFVGFGSTPTQTSPCRSAIQPSRPAFGSNAGHASLYGSLSIHDQHRDMRMDISGMSYEELLALGERIGYVNTGLSESLISKYLTKTLYCSAEQSQEGTCAICLEEYKNMDSIGTLETCGHDYHVSCIRKWLSMKNLCPICKVSALPDE; from the exons ATGCAGATTAAACTATATC CTTTTAGCCAGTCGTCGAGCCCGCCTAGCTCCTCTCAGTTAGTGTTTGAGCAGCAGAACAATTCAAGTAACAATCTTTTTGCTCATAAGCCATTTGGTAGTCCAACTCCATTTGGATCGAAAACGGATATTTCCAGGGATACTTCCACAGGTGTATTTGGCACAGCTCAAACACCGtctctcttctctttcaatactaCTGTTGGCACTTCATCTTCACCAGCTTTCGGTGGTAGTTCATTGCCTGCATTTGGCGCATCTTCAACTCCTGCTTTTGGTAGTTCAACGCCTGCATTCAGGGCATCTTCAACTCCGGTTTTGGGtaatttatcatcatcattagGTG GATCATCACTCTTTGGTCAGGAGCCTGCTTTTGTAGGTTTTGGCTCTACTCCTACTCAAACAAGTCCATGTAGAAGTGCCATCCAACCATCACGACCAGCATTTGGAAGTAACGCTGGTCATGCTTCACTGTATGGTTCTTTGAGTATACATGATCAACATAGGGACATGCGGATGGACATAAGCGGCATGAGCTACGAG GAACTACTTGCACTTGGAGAGAGGATCGGCTATGTGAATACAGGATTATCTGAGAGTTTGATTTCTAAGTATTTGACAAAAACACTGTACTGTTCAGCTGAGCAAAGTCAAGAAGGAACTTGTGCAATTTGTCTG GAAGAATACAAGAACATGGACAGTATTGGGACATTGGAAACTTGTGGACATGACTACCATGTGAGCTGCATTAGAAAGTGGTTATCTATGAAGAACTTGTGTCCCATATGCAAAGTTTCTGCTTTGCCTGATGAGTGA
- the LOC11425603 gene encoding nuclear pore complex protein NUP98B isoform X1, with amino-acid sequence MSRGTSTGVFGEAQTPSPFSSNTNFGTSSSTPAFGKSSSPSSFSQSVFGLQNNSSNNPFAPKPSGSPTLFGLETCNSMSRGTSTGVFGEAQTPSPFSSNTNFGTSSSTPAFGKSSSPSSSSQSVFGMQNNSGNNLFAPKPSGSPTLFGLETCTSMSRGTSTGVFGAAQTPSPFSSNTNFGTSSSTPAFGKPLNPSSSSHSVFGLQNNSSNNFFAPKPSGCPTLFGSETGNSMSGVTSKGVFGAGQTLCPVSSDTNFGASSSTPAFDFGQLSSPSSSSRSMFGQQNTSSNNFFAPKSFGSPTPFVSETGNSMSRGTATGVFGTAQTPSPFSSNTNFGASSSTSAFGNKSSSSRGSSLFGQEPAFVGFGSTPTQTSPCRSAIQPSRPAFGSNAGHASLYGSLSIHDQHRDMRMDISGMSYEELLALGERIGYVNTGLSESLISKYLTKTLYCSAEQSQEGTCAICLEEYKNMDSIGTLETCGHDYHVSCIRKWLSMKNLCPICKVSALPDE; translated from the exons ATGTCTAGGGGTACTTCCACAGGTGTATTTGGCGAAGCTCAAACACCGTCTCCCTTCTCTTCCAATACTAATTTTGGCACTTCGTCTTCAACTCCAGCTTTTGGTAAGTCATCGAGCCCGTCTAGCTTCTCTCAGTCAGTGTTTGGGCTGCAAAACAATTCAAGTAACAATCCTTTTGCTCCTAAGCCTTCTGGTAGTCCAACTCTATTTGGATTGGAAACATGCAATTCCATGTCTAGGGGTACTTCCACAGGTGTATTTGGCGAAGCTCAAACACCGTCTCCCTTCTCTTCCAATACTAATTTTGGCACTTCGTCTTCAACTCCAGCTTTTGGTAAGTCGTCGAGCCCGTCTAGCTCCTCTCAGTCAGTGTTTGGGATGCAAAACAATTCAGGTAACAATCTTTTTGCTCCTAAGCCATCCGGTAGTCCAACCCTATTTGGATTGGAAACATGCACTTCCATGTCTAGGGGTACCTCAACAGGTGTATTTGGCGCAGCTCAAACACCGTCTCCCTTCTCTTCCAATACTAATTTTGGCACTTCCTCTTCAACTCCTGCTTTTGGTAAGCCGTTGAACCCGTCTAGCTCCTCTCACTCAGTGTTTGGGCTGCAAAACAATTcaagtaacaatttttttgctcCTAAGCCATCTGGTTGTCCAACTCTATTTGGATCGGAAACAGGTAATTCCATGTCTGGGGTTACTTCGAAAGGTGTATTTGGTGCTGGTCAAACACTGTGTCCCGTCTCTTCCGATACTAATTTTGGCGCTTCGTCTTCAACTCCAGCCTTTG ATTTTGGTCAGTTGTCGAGCCCGTCTAGCTCCTCTCGGTCAATGTTTGGGCAGCAAAACACTTcaagtaacaatttttttgctcCTAAATCATTTGGCAGTCCAACTCCATTTGTATCGGAAACGGGTAATTCCATGTCTAGGGGTACCGCCACGGGTGTATTTGGCACAGCTCAAACACCGTCTCCCTTCTCTTCCAATACTAATTTCGGCGCTTCGTCTTCAACTTCGGCTTTTGGTAATAAATCTTCGTCATCTCGCG GATCATCACTCTTTGGTCAGGAGCCTGCTTTTGTAGGTTTTGGCTCTACTCCTACTCAAACAAGTCCATGTAGAAGTGCCATCCAACCATCACGACCAGCATTTGGAAGTAACGCTGGTCATGCTTCACTGTATGGTTCTTTGAGTATACATGATCAACATAGGGACATGCGGATGGACATAAGCGGCATGAGCTACGAG GAACTACTTGCACTTGGAGAGAGGATCGGCTATGTGAATACAGGATTATCTGAGAGTTTGATTTCTAAGTATTTGACAAAAACACTGTACTGTTCAGCTGAGCAAAGTCAAGAAGGAACTTGTGCAATTTGTCTG GAAGAATACAAGAACATGGACAGTATTGGGACATTGGAAACTTGTGGACATGACTACCATGTGAGCTGCATTAGAAAGTGGTTATCTATGAAGAACTTGTGTCCCATATGCAAAGTTTCTGCTTTGCCTGATGAGTGA
- the LOC120576919 gene encoding uncharacterized protein: protein MTPLLCAFLNQVKEKIGNNSFCCTFGSQQILLSCVTDELKWKLHESRQKSSKTFVRFEMPYNIWCGGCNSTTAKGVRFNAEKKQVGNYYSTKQNNASDFPSELDIFYGKHMLFKVEVAEGNLIHN, encoded by the exons AAGTCAAGGAAAAG ATAGGGAATAATAGTTTTTGCTGCACGTTCGGCTCACAACAAATTCTCCTGTCATGTGTCACCGACGAGCTGAAGTGGAAGCTCCACGAGAGCAGACAAAAAAGCAGCAAGACCTTTGTGAG GTTTGAGATGCCTTATAATATATGGTGTGGAGGATGCAATTCTACGACTGCAAAGGGTGTCCGGTTCAATGCAGAGAAGAAGCAAGTTGGGAATTACTACTCTACAAAG CAAAACAATGCAAGTGATTTCCCTTCCGAGCTGGATATTTTCTATGGGAAACATATGTTGTTCAAAGTTGAAGTAGCTGAGGGAAATCTTATACATAATTGA